The Salvelinus alpinus chromosome 22, SLU_Salpinus.1, whole genome shotgun sequence DNA window TCCACTTGGGTGACGTGATGAAGTCATGTTTTTTCAAAAAGAAGTCTATTTCAACTTGAGTTTGTACATCCATATTATTCAGGTGGTAGAGGTGATAGTGGGACACTGCGCTCCACCAAAAGTGAAGAATCTCTCACCTCTTTGCACAATTTGGAAAGTAAATATGCTCTGTCATACTTTCAATCCTGTCAGTACCTGTGTTTCATAGTACAGTGGCACTAATTTAGATGGATCATTTGTTACCTTTTTATTTTTATGTCTAATGTTGAAGTCTGTCGCTGAATGGTAATGCATACTGTGTCTGCCATAGGGGAGCCCCAGATGTACCGCCTCCCTAGACCACACTCCACCAGCGATGCCCTCTCCACCGCATTCAGGGATGAACTGTGTGATGCTAGGGTCAAAGTTGACCACTACAATAACCAGGTCAAGGAGGTCCATAGTGGTGCTGATGGTCCAGTCTATGACCCAGCTGGCGTGTCCCCTCCACATCAGGAGGACGACCTTGACCTCTGTCTTCCAGCCCCTGGCATGGCCTTTCTGGACTTTGACCCCATGTCCTTCCAGTGCAGCCCAGTGAGCCCACCAACAGCTAAATCCGCTCCTCAATGCAAAGCAAGCGTCAACTGTAGGAAGCATGTCAGGGGTTTCAGTGAATCAAAGCCCATCTCCTCATCCCTCAATAAAGTCCTCAGTAACTCCCAGTCCCCTGACATCAGCCCAGTCCATAGGAAAAGAGGGGAGAAAAAGAAAGTGGCTCGGGTCGTCTCCCCCAAACTCCGACGGAAGTCCTCTTTGTCTCCCCCTGTGGTCGAAACAGATgtgcacactgtgtgtgtgtctgccccaCGCTGTCTCTCAGATACCCAGGGGGGTGaatcctcctcccctccacctctggATCTGTGTGAGTCCCAACTAGTGAGTGAGGAGGGGATTGAGGCAAGGGCACCCTGCCGGCTCCCCAGCCCACCAAGCTTCACTTCAACGGTCACAGACAGCCTGGCTTCACAAAACCCTCCAGATGCAGGTCAGTGGCacatttaacttctctgggatatgtgggatgctaacgtccacttggccaaaagccagtaaaaatgcagagcgccaaattcaaataaattactataaaaatcaaactttcatgaaatcacacatgaaagacaccaaattaaagctacacttgttgtgaatccagccaacatgtctgatttcaaaaaggatttacggcgaaagcacaccttgcgattatgttaggtcagtacatagccacagaaacacagccatttttccagccaaagagatgggtaacaaaagcagaaatagagataaaaataatcactaacctttgatgatcttcatcagatgacactcataggacttcatgttacacaatacatgtatgttttgttcggttaagttcatatttatatccaaaaatctgagtttaggcgggacgctactgtctcacttggccaaaagccagagaaaatgcagagcgccaaattcaaataaattactataaaaatctaactttcattaaatcacacatgaaagataccaaattaaagctacactggttgtgaatccagccaacatgtcagaattcaaataggcttttcggcgaaagcaaacgatgctattatctgaggaaagcaccatagtaaacaaagagagagaagcatctttcaaccctgcaggcgcgacacaaaacgcagaaataaaaatataattcatgccttacctttgacgagcttctgttgttggcactccaatatgtcccataaacatcacaaatggtccttttgttcgattaattccgtcgatatatatccaaaatgtcgatttatttggcgcgtttgatccagaaaaacaccggttccaacttgtgaaatgtgactacaaaatatctcaaaagttacctgtaaactttgccaaaacatttcaaactacttttgtaatacaactttaggtattttttaacgtaaataatcgatacaattgaagacgggatgatctgtgttcaatacaggattaaaacaaactgtagctagctttctggccacgcgcctctaacaaacagtacacaacaagtgaccctcgttgaagatggccgtacttcttcattacacaaaggaaaaaccctcaaccaatttctaaagactgttgacatccagtggaagcggtaggaactgcaagaaggtcaattagaaatctgtattcccaatgaaaacccattgaaaagagtgacctcaaaaaaaaaaaaaaaatctgaatggtttgtcctcggggtttcgcctgctaaataagttctgttatagtcacagacatgattcaaacagttttagaaacttcagagtaaatctactaataatatgcatatcttatcttctggggatgagtagctggcagttgaatttgggtatgcttttcatccaaacgtgaaaatgctgccccctatcctagagaagttaaaaatAAATTCAATTTtagttcatttttttattttatttatttaactaggcaagtcgtttaagaacaaattcttatttacaatgactgcctaccaaaaGGAGGCCTgcgggacgggggctgggatataAAAAAAGACAATTCATCATgacaagagacaacactacataaagagaccgaagacgacaacatagcaaggcaccAACATAtgacagcacaacatggtagcagcacaaaacatgttacaaacattattgggcacagacaaccgcACAAAgggtaagaaggtagagacaaccatacaaagcagccacaactgtcagtaagagtgtccatgattgagtctttgtaAAGCCTTTTTCAATCGACAGTATCATTAATGTGCAACAATGTTTAACATGCATATGTACAGTTATTAATGCGTTTCCTTATTCACTTAAGTTCTTATGGTATTATTCTATGTGTTGTCCCCTCATGTCTGATCACAGCGTTGTTTGTCCTGTCATACTGTAGCAGCATTGTTTGTCTTATGCCTCCCCAGGAACAGATGGGCTTGTGAATTCAGTGtctgtcctccctcctcaccctccgTTGACGAGTGCTGCCCGCAGGCTGGCCCTGGCCCTGGCTGAGTCTGCCCAGAAGGCCACACTGACCTCCCAGAGGAGGAGCACCCAGCCCCCCTACCCTCTCCAGAGACAGGACACCCCCCACCCCCTGGACAGACCCCCACCACCCTCTGTTCTCCACCTCCAACCCTCCCCTCAGGATTACGGTGACCTCAAGGTCTCTTCCCCAGCCACCCTCTTACCCATGGCTGGCACACCAGTTGAGAGTCCTTGTGACCGTTTCCCTGGCCATGAGAGAAAACAGGCCCCTGAAGGACAAGTGGCCATGAGTaacttccctccctctgtcagtcCCTTAGAGGCTGGAGCTCTACTGCAGGGCAGCACAGAGGTGAGGGACCAGAGGGAAGGGAAAGACCGGCCCCTGGGAGCTGTAAGGACTGTACATCTTCAGACTGTGTCCTCCTCGTATCTCAGTGGTGGGGCCTCCCCTCCCATTCAATCAGTCTGCTCCGTTCAGAGCCAGTTAGCTGCTGCCGTCCTTGCTAACACTGACTCAGTCAATGCCTATAACTATCAGACTGTTCTTGCTGAGGCGTCCATGCCAGGGTCTGTGGAGGAGATCCCTCCACGTCGTCTTCTGCCGTCCTTAGTCAATCAGTACAGCTCTGATGGAGAGAGAGCTATGAGGGAGGCTGAAGACGTGTACAGACATCATCGGGTCAATCCAGCAGGACAGGTATCTGGACCTCGTCGGCCTGACTATTTCCCTCCCCACCAGGCAGGGCCCAAGAGCATGTACAAACCCACGTCTGACAGCTGCTACAGTACTTTAGGCCTCCGGAActacccctctttctccccccagtACAGTGGTCAACCCCAACCCAGGGAGGAGCACAGCTCCAGTGGCCACCACAGATCCAGGGGACAATGGCAGAGGACTGAGGATAGAGCCATGGGCTACCCTGGCATCCGCAGGGCACGCTCCTTCCATGCCCAGCAACCTATTCGTATTCAACTGGCAGACACCCTGTTCTATGTCCAACGTCCAGCTGTCCAGGAAAAGGAGTACAAAAGGCTACTCCAGTCAGATGTCCAACCTCTGCAGCCGTACTTTGAGAATGGCTGTGTTCAATACCGCTACAGCCCCTATTCAGACGCAGCACCTCTAGAGGAGTCTTACTACTATGTGGACCCTTACAGGACGAGTCACATCCGACACAGTCAGTCATACACCATGCGCTCTACAAAGGATTGTGGACATCCTGGTTACCACTATCATCCCTCACACAACATCCCACCTGCAAAAAGAGAACTCTTCTTACAGAGCAGGGATCCAGAGCGAGTCATTTACAAGTCCTGGGACCACCCAGACGGTTGTGACAGACCCGTCTATCAGCCAATCAGGCAAGAGAATAGAGCCAGGCAGAGGCCCCAGGGCCCTATCATGTCTCCTTATGAGAACCTGAATCCTCCCCTCCCACAGAGTGACATCAGGGGCAGAGATATCAGTCACACCAGAAGCAGGTCAGACCCAGGTAATGCCTGGCTGCTGGCCATCGACAGAGTGGACAGCCAACGTGAAGTACCTGCCATGTCTCCAATCTCCCATGGTCAGCAGCTTTCAGACCCTAGTGATTGCATCAGGCACCAGAGGGTTCATTGGCCAGGCGAGGAGCCAGTCCCTCCCAGGAGAGAGAGCGTCTCCAGGAGAACCCAGCCCAAGCAGGGCACCCCCCAACGATATCAGCCACAGCATTGCAACGTCCCCATGCTCCTAGATGTTAAGAACGTGGAGCAGGGTAAGTGTGGTCATAGTAGAGGCTGTGACCAGGACAAGGTAATTATGGGCAACGCTGCTAACAGCTACTCTGCCCGATTAAAACCAACCATCCCCAGGAGACCACGATCACAGAGCATCAAAGAGCCTCGTTACTACCACCATGTCAAATCACCTGTGGAACCAAATCACCCTGGGTCCTTCTCCACTCAGCCCCACAGGAGAACTCAGAGCACCAAGGCCATGCCCTCTCACTATGATAACCTGGAGGGGTACTACCCAGCTCCCAAGCCCAAACCCTCAGGATCTGGTAAGGCCATGCCAGGTCCGTTCCCTGGCCATGGCTGCATGCCCCCACACAGCCACAGACTGCTGTCACATGGCCTAGGGGTCCACGGGGCCTTCCTGCAGACAGGCCTCAGGCCGGAAGCTGGAGTCTATGCTGAGTGATTCAGTCCTCTAATCACACCAGCAGCTAAAAAAGGCCAGCTTGGCATACATCTCCAACTCAACAGATGAATGTTGATGTTTATAAAAATGTTACAAATTCATAGACATATCCCTTCAAACTGTTTTTAAGAAAATGTTGAATTGACACGAATGGGTGGGTCATACTGTTGGTAACATGTAGATAGCAAAGAAAGAGGGAAATTATTTTCTCATAAACTAAGAGGTGAGATTTTGAAAGCTTGTTTTAGGAAATTGTTTATGAAGGtgttgtataattttcatttaatGTCCGTTAGATAATATTGTCCAACAAACAGAAAATGCCATTTGAAATGTCTGCCAAATATTGTTAATCTTATGAGCAATACTATTCTAAGATATATGTCTTACTGGGCCTACTGCCAGCGTGATATTGTTTGCCTAGATCATTTATGCCCTAACTGAAGAAACATGCACTTTTTAAGAATTATAGCATCTGAGAACCATGCATAGGTCCTTGACTTTTCATGTTTCGCAATTCCACTGATTCTTCACTGAAGGTGTTTGGTAACATTGGCACTTGTGGTGTTATTTAGTTCATACAATAATAGAAGACACTGAGGACATTTCTTCACCTGCACGTCTCCCACCTTCACATAACAAGACACTCAGACATGGAAAGATGAGAAGGAGAATGGAGGATTGTGACCACAGTTGGGGTCCAGCTAATGTCATGTTATCAGGATAAATAACTTCCAAACATGTACGTGTGCTGCAAATGTGAAAGAAGTGTACAGAATGTCAATGCACTCCTCACCATAACAGGAAGCTATGATGTATTATGAGGACATTCCTTTCTCTCTTTGTAGGCATATTTTAATGGTATGTCATGTTTTAACTGTTGCTTTACTCTATTATAGTTTTTTTATTCATTAAAGATGTTATTTAAAACCAACCCTCTGTAAATGAGATATTGCTAAGACATTTTAATGTTCTTTCTTTCATGAGATAAtctaaattaaaaaataaataaaattgtaaaACATACTATGACATTGTGGATGGGTTTATTTGATATTTTGTCCCATTTTGTTAATGGGAATGCACATCGGATTATGTAATTGGTTGGAGCAACAATGCATACTTACTGGGCCTTGCATTTGCTACCATGCATATTCAGAAGTTTAAGCGCTAGACTGCAGAGGGCACTGCAGTATTGCAGAAAAAGTGGTTCCCTAATAATGTCTCTGAATCTTTAGTGAAGATGGAACTCAATTTTTCTTTATGAATCAATTTTTGTCCTAAAGTCTGTCTCAATCCTTAGATGTGCAGTGTATTACTACACACACAACAGTGACTGTAGTTGTTTCCCAATAGTGTCTCATTAGCATAGACAAATCTGACAACCCCGAAAATCTAGTATTTTTGTTAATGCATCCTCTCCCCTTGATCTGTCACCCATATCCAAGGAAACTGCCAGTGCAAATTTAGGAACAAATCATCCAGGATAATTTATCTGTAGTCTGCCGAGCAAATCGGGAATATTCCCAGAACATTAGCAAACATTCCAAttaagttctagttagggttTGAACCAGTATCTTGGCAGAGGAGACGATGACTGACGAGATCTCTGCCCAGAAAGCTACCATTTCAAGCTACCATTCACCAGCTCTGCAAGAGTTATGTCAAAATAAGTTTGGTACTCACCAAATATGCCTGGCCTGCCCATCAACTATCATCATTTACTGCCGTTACGCCCGGTTTgtacttaaaaaaaaggtagaaaTAAAAATTCACAGGATGATAACGTCCCACAAACATTCAAAGAATGTTTTTGACCATCAAATCATTTTTTACAAGAATTTCTAACATTCAAATGTTGTTCACAACATCTGTAAAATCTACCACAGAACATTCCCCCAAGGTTCTCATTTGGTTGCCAGGGAATGTAATAAAACAATGTTCTGGTAATGTTCTTATAACATAATGCCTCAGCAAAATGTGGGAGCAATAGAAGTGGTTCTGAGGAAACATTACAGGAATGTTCATGTACATGTTATTCAAAACACCCATAACAATAATATTCCTACAATGGTCTCATAAAAAGAGTGTGACATTGACTTGATGGTTCTAATAATGTTGCCTGAACATACTTCAATAAAATGTTGGAGCAATAGaagttgttaaaaaaaaaaatcctggaaAATTGTGGTTGATCGAACTATTACTATTAACAcctacagtgcattgggaaagtattcagacccctttttccacgttttgttacgttagagccttattctgtaatggattaaataaaaaaaataccccataatgacaaagtgaaaacaggtttttattacatttaaatgtattaaaaaaactaaaaatttaaaaattacatttacataagtattcagaccttttactcagtactttgttgaaacacttttggcagcgattacagcctcgagtcttgggtatgactctacaagctgggcacacctgtatttggggagtttctcctattctctgcagatcctctcaaggtctgtcaggttggatggggagcgtctctccagggatgttcgatcgggttcaagtccgggctttggctaggaaactcaaggacattaagagatttgtcccgaagccactcctgcattgtcttggctgtgtgcttagggtcattgtcctgttggaaggtgaacctttgccccagtctgaggtcctgagcgctctggagcaggttttcatcaaggatccctctgtacttttctctgttcatctttgcttcgatcctgactagtctcccagtccctgccactaaaaaacatccccacagcataatgctgtcgccaccatgcttcaccgtagggatggtgccaggtttccttcagacgtgatgcttggcattcaggccaaagagttcaatcttggtttcatcagaccagagaatcttttttctgatggtctgaaagtctttaggtgccttttggcaagctccaagtgggctgtcgtgcctttttactgaggagtggcttctgtctggtcactctaccataaaggcctgagatcgtggtttttgctctgacatgcactgtcaactgtgggaccttatatagacagttgtgtgcctttccaaatcatttccaatcaattgaatttaccacaggtggactccaatcaagttgtagaaacatctcaaagatgatcaatggaaacaggatgcacctgagctcaattttgagtctcatagcaaagggtctgaacacttaacACTTAaggaaataaggtatttctaaaaaaaacagtttttgctttatcattatggggtattttttatttatttaaccaattttagacaactggacagtttttatGTTATGAGAACATTTTCCGCAACCTAACCAATATTATGGGAACTTTCACAGAATCAATTTTGGTTTGCTAGATGTTTTGTTGTAAATGAAGAGAAAACAAGCCTCCATCAAATCACAGCTGACAGAGGTTTCCTTGCACTTACAAGCAATTACTGAGACCTGAGGAGGTCGAGACATCCCTCCTGTCAGCTCAGCGTTGCTCCGGGTGCAGCCATCCCACAGAGCCATTGTATATTCATTGCTGCATTGACATTCAATGTGCACCAATACCGCGTCCTCTCATAACCAACAAGTTGCAATTTTTATGCATGTGAACATTGGAGGGGAAATGTCTTATTGGAGACGACTTGGGTATAGTGAGCTTTTAGCAAAGCGTTTTGCGCTGCATCCAGACCCAGAGCGATCCGTTTGTTTCTTGGATGTGCTGTTTCACAGGAAGGTGTGCATGTATTATTCAGATTTACTGTGGTGGGTCTGGTCCCCAGCTAGATGGCCATCTGCTCGGTGGACATTGTGATGTTTTTGGAACATGCTGCCTTTCAGCTTCAGGTTTACGCCTCATAGTTCAGTGGGGACAAATTAAATGAAGGGGTTATGGATTCCTGTGATAATGTCCAATGCCCTTTTCTCAAAGTTGGCCGCCCTTTCCCCCTAACCAAAGTAGTTTAAGTTAAGGGGAAGCGAGGGTTAAGTTGAGTTCAACTGTGAAGGGAAAGTCTGAATCCTCTTCACCTGGTTGCTTGGATAATTATTCCTGAACAGCTGTGCTTGTCCAGATGCAGAGACAGCTAAAATGTGCTGTGTGGGGGGAGTTTGGTGCCAAGCTGTGCCTGTTTGGTGGAGACAGCAGGTGCCTGGCGGTAGGACGCCTCTCAGGGGGGAGTGGTCTGTAATCTGCCCTATGGGTGGGATTGTTGTCTGAGAAAGTGCGTGTGTGGCTCAGCACTATAGACCCCTGTACAGAGACACTGTCCTTGGGGATAATACCAGGGGGAAAGCAGCTTTATGGGGTGCCATGCAGACGCTAAGGAAAAAGGCCATGGTGATATGCACTTTTGAGTCTGATTAGCATGTGGCATATTCTGCTTTTCAGCAGCTCACGGTTGACCCTATTGGAATCATTTCAATTGCTTGTTCTGTCAAAAGGGGTAGGTGCCATTACCAAGGCAAATAGAAAGCTTAAAAAAGTATTTGCATCCCTCATAATCACCTCAGCAATAGGGTGCTAAATTAATTAGCAACAACCCCAATCAACAGAACCTTGTTAGTGCTTGAGGTTTCTAATGCTGTAACCTTGGATTCGGATGGAAGAAAGGAGGCAATCAGTGGCGTTCACCTTCTTGCTGATGGATTGGAGGAATAGGGGTTGATGGGATAGAGGAGGGCAGAGAAACAATATGGGCTGATTAAGTGCCTGATTAGACCTCACAATTACATTAGGCAACAGCTCT harbors:
- the LOC139548759 gene encoding rho GTPase-activating protein 32-like isoform X7, producing the protein MVFRFLSVQVGFFPCDCVELISDRIPTCVSSSVPKPVCPSVCKKHGKLVTFLRSFMKSRPPPQKLRQRGILRERVFGCDLGEHLLNSEHDVPQVIKCCTEFIERHGVVDGMYRLSGISSNIQKLRHEFDSEEIPDLSRDVFKQDIHSVGSLCKLYFRELPNPLLTYQLYERFSEAVSAATDEERLVKIHNVIQQLPPPHYRTLEFLMRHLSQLATFSPITNMHTKNLAIVWAPNLLRSKQIESACFSGTAAFMEVRIQSVVVEFILNNTEALFRRKVNALIRESTGTLSRPKSLLVCSPSTKLLSLEEAQARTQAQLGSPVTTPVLSHSEYIEVGEGPGALMGKFHTVIAFPTESKRAPGKVKKSPVGSWRSFFNLGKSSSMTSKRKLKRHPSEPNEIKSIALPGGRGDSGTLRSTKSEESLTSLHNLEREPQMYRLPRPHSTSDALSTAFRDELCDARVKVDHYNNQVKEVHSGADGPVYDPAGVSPPHQEDDLDLCLPAPGMAFLDFDPMSFQCSPVSPPTAKSAPQCKASVNCRKHVRGFSESKPISSSLNKVLSNSQSPDISPVHRKRGEKKKVARVVSPKLRRKSSLSPPVVETDVHTVCVSAPRCLSDTQGGESSSPPPLDLCESQLVSEEGIEARAPCRLPSPPSFTSTVTDSLASQNPPDAGTDGLVNSVSVLPPHPPLTSAARRLALALAESAQKATLTSQRRSTQPPYPLQRQDTPHPLDRPPPPSVLHLQPSPQDYGDLKVSSPATLLPMAGTPVESPCDRFPGHERKQAPEGQVAMSNFPPSVSPLEAGALLQGSTEVRDQREGKDRPLGAVRTVHLQTVSSSYLSGGASPPIQSVCSVQSQLAAAVLANTDSVNAYNYQTVLAEASMPGSVEEIPPRRLLPSLVNQYSSDGERAMREAEDVYRHHRVNPAGQVSGPRRPDYFPPHQAGPKSMYKPTSDSCYSTLGLRNYPSFSPQYSGQPQPREEHSSSGHHRSRGQWQRTEDRAMGYPGIRRARSFHAQQPIRIQLADTLFYVQRPAVQEKEYKRLLQSDVQPLQPYFENGCVQYRYSPYSDAAPLEESYYYVDPYRTSHIRHSQSYTMRSTKDCGHPGYHYHPSHNIPPAKRELFLQSRDPERVIYKSWDHPDGCDRPVYQPIRQENRARQRPQGPIMSPYENLNPPLPQSDIRGRDISHTRSRSDPGNAWLLAIDRVDSQREVPAMSPISHGQQLSDPSDCIRHQRVHWPGEEPVPPRRESVSRRTQPKQGTPQRYQPQHCNVPMLLDVKNVEQGKCGHSRGCDQDKVIMGNAANSYSARLKPTIPRRPRSQSIKEPRYYHHVKSPVEPNHPGSFSTQPHRRTQSTKAMPSHYDNLEGYYPAPKPKPSGSGKAMPGPFPGHGCMPPHSHRLLSHGLGVHGAFLQTGLRPEAGVYAE
- the LOC139548759 gene encoding rho GTPase-activating protein 32-like isoform X5, which produces MKVKNVKKLTFPRGHFPRLAECAHFHYETVDFGTVQLSFAEEQTEGQKAGLDSKEPLFLVQICCQSRSWLVKRSYEDFRVLDKHLHLCIYDRRFSKLNELPRFDSLKDTVEEITKMLAAYLSHLSAIADNKINCGPVLTWMEIDNKGNRMLVAEESSINVPAIAAAHVIKRYIAQATDELTFEVGDIVSVIDMPPKEDTGWWRGKHGFQVGFFPCDCVELISDRIPTCVSSSVPKPVCPSVCKKHGKLVTFLRSFMKSRPPPQKLRQRGILRERVFGCDLGEHLLNSEHDVPQVIKCCTEFIERHGVVDGMYRLSGISSNIQKLRHEFDSEEIPDLSRDVFKQDIHSVGSLCKLYFRELPNPLLTYQLYERFSEAVSAATDEERLVKIHNVIQQLPPPHYRTLEFLMRHLSQLATFSPITNMHTKNLAIVWAPNLLRSKQIESACFSGTAAFMEVRIQSVVVEFILNNTEALFRRKVNALIRESTGTLSRPKSLLVCSPSTKLLSLEEAQARTQAQLGSPVTTPVLSHSEYIEVGEGPGALMGKFHTVIAFPTESKRAPGKVKKSPVGSWRSFFNLGKSSSMTSKRKLKRHPSEPNEIKSIALPGGRGDSGTLRSTKSEESLTSLHNLEREPQMYRLPRPHSTSDALSTAFRDELCDARVKVDHYNNQVKEVHSGADGPVYDPAGVSPPHQEDDLDLCLPAPGMAFLDFDPMSFQCSPVSPPTAKSAPQCKASVNCRKHVRGFSESKPISSSLNKVLSNSQSPDISPVHRKRGEKKKVARVVSPKLRRKSSLSPPVVETDVHTVCVSAPRCLSDTQGGESSSPPPLDLCESQLVSEEGIEARAPCRLPSPPSFTSTVTDSLASQNPPDAGTDGLVNSVSVLPPHPPLTSAARRLALALAESAQKATLTSQRRSTQPPYPLQRQDTPHPLDRPPPPSVLHLQPSPQDYGDLKVSSPATLLPMAGTPVESPCDRFPGHERKQAPEGQVAMSNFPPSVSPLEAGALLQGSTEVRDQREGKDRPLGAVRTVHLQTVSSSYLSGGASPPIQSVCSVQSQLAAAVLANTDSVNAYNYQTVLAEASMPGSVEEIPPRRLLPSLVNQYSSDGERAMREAEDVYRHHRVNPAGQVSGPRRPDYFPPHQAGPKSMYKPTSDSCYSTLGLRNYPSFSPQYSGQPQPREEHSSSGHHRSRGQWQRTEDRAMGYPGIRRARSFHAQQPIRIQLADTLFYVQRPAVQEKEYKRLLQSDVQPLQPYFENGCVQYRYSPYSDAAPLEESYYYVDPYRTSHIRHSQSYTMRSTKDCGHPGYHYHPSHNIPPAKRELFLQSRDPERVIYKSWDHPDGCDRPVYQPIRQENRARQRPQGPIMSPYENLNPPLPQSDIRGRDISHTRSRSDPGNAWLLAIDRVDSQREVPAMSPISHGQQLSDPSDCIRHQRVHWPGEEPVPPRRESVSRRTQPKQGTPQRYQPQHCNVPMLLDVKNVEQGKCGHSRGCDQDKVIMGNAANSYSARLKPTIPRRPRSQSIKEPRYYHHVKSPVEPNHPGSFSTQPHRRTQSTKAMPSHYDNLEGYYPAPKPKPSGSGKAMPGPFPGHGCMPPHSHRLLSHGLGVHGAFLQTGLRPEAGVYAE
- the LOC139548759 gene encoding rho GTPase-activating protein 32-like isoform X6 gives rise to the protein MLLYYRLTFPRGHFPRLAECAHFHYETVDFGTVQLSFAEEQTEGQKAGLDSKEPLFLVQICCQSRSWLVKRSYEDFRVLDKHLHLCIYDRRFSKLNELPRFDSLKDTVEEITKMLAAYLSHLSAIADNKINCGPVLTWMEIDNKGNRMLVAEESSINVPAIAAAHVIKRYIAQATDELTFEVGDIVSVIDMPPKEDTGWWRGKHGFQVGFFPCDCVELISDRIPTCVSSSVPKPVCPSVCKKHGKLVTFLRSFMKSRPPPQKLRQRGILRERVFGCDLGEHLLNSEHDVPQVIKCCTEFIERHGVVDGMYRLSGISSNIQKLRHEFDSEEIPDLSRDVFKQDIHSVGSLCKLYFRELPNPLLTYQLYERFSEAVSAATDEERLVKIHNVIQQLPPPHYRTLEFLMRHLSQLATFSPITNMHTKNLAIVWAPNLLRSKQIESACFSGTAAFMEVRIQSVVVEFILNNTEALFRRKVNALIRESTGTLSRPKSLLVCSPSTKLLSLEEAQARTQAQLGSPVTTPVLSHSEYIEVGEGPGALMGKFHTVIAFPTESKRAPGKVKKSPVGSWRSFFNLGKSSSMTSKRKLKRHPSEPNEIKSIALPGGRGDSGTLRSTKSEESLTSLHNLEREPQMYRLPRPHSTSDALSTAFRDELCDARVKVDHYNNQVKEVHSGADGPVYDPAGVSPPHQEDDLDLCLPAPGMAFLDFDPMSFQCSPVSPPTAKSAPQCKASVNCRKHVRGFSESKPISSSLNKVLSNSQSPDISPVHRKRGEKKKVARVVSPKLRRKSSLSPPVVETDVHTVCVSAPRCLSDTQGGESSSPPPLDLCESQLVSEEGIEARAPCRLPSPPSFTSTVTDSLASQNPPDAGTDGLVNSVSVLPPHPPLTSAARRLALALAESAQKATLTSQRRSTQPPYPLQRQDTPHPLDRPPPPSVLHLQPSPQDYGDLKVSSPATLLPMAGTPVESPCDRFPGHERKQAPEGQVAMSNFPPSVSPLEAGALLQGSTEVRDQREGKDRPLGAVRTVHLQTVSSSYLSGGASPPIQSVCSVQSQLAAAVLANTDSVNAYNYQTVLAEASMPGSVEEIPPRRLLPSLVNQYSSDGERAMREAEDVYRHHRVNPAGQVSGPRRPDYFPPHQAGPKSMYKPTSDSCYSTLGLRNYPSFSPQYSGQPQPREEHSSSGHHRSRGQWQRTEDRAMGYPGIRRARSFHAQQPIRIQLADTLFYVQRPAVQEKEYKRLLQSDVQPLQPYFENGCVQYRYSPYSDAAPLEESYYYVDPYRTSHIRHSQSYTMRSTKDCGHPGYHYHPSHNIPPAKRELFLQSRDPERVIYKSWDHPDGCDRPVYQPIRQENRARQRPQGPIMSPYENLNPPLPQSDIRGRDISHTRSRSDPGNAWLLAIDRVDSQREVPAMSPISHGQQLSDPSDCIRHQRVHWPGEEPVPPRRESVSRRTQPKQGTPQRYQPQHCNVPMLLDVKNVEQGKCGHSRGCDQDKVIMGNAANSYSARLKPTIPRRPRSQSIKEPRYYHHVKSPVEPNHPGSFSTQPHRRTQSTKAMPSHYDNLEGYYPAPKPKPSGSGKAMPGPFPGHGCMPPHSHRLLSHGLGVHGAFLQTGLRPEAGVYAE